ACTTTTGGGAAAATGTAAGTAACTAAGGAACACCAAAGTTACATTTTGAACCTCAAAATCTCTATGTTTGCAATAACACGTAAACCCAACAATCTCTACTTCGATTCAATCATCATTGTGAGTTGTGACCATCGAAAAGCTCTTCAATCTTCTTCGTTaatcttttaacaaaaaatctttttaatccACCAACTATTTTTTGATCGACTCAgatattcaataacataaaaaaataatataaataatatatttttgaatctcATCCATCGGCACAAGTTTTTATCATGGtatgataaattaaatgaagTAAAGGCTCTTTCAAATTGTACCTTTTACTGTCAAGAAAGGAAAGATTCATCAGCAATCAAGGGAAACCAGTTTTCATTAAGAACATTATGAAGACGATGGTCAAACCCTGCATTCAACATCTCAGAAAGATGCCATGCTTCACACAGACACACAGACACAGACACAAACACAGACACAGACACAAACACAGACACAGACACagacacaaacacaaacacaaacgcAAACTGCAGCAAGAGGATACCAATCAAAGGCTTCCTTTCCATAGGAGATGTCTCACATGCTGACATAGATATCTCAAGGACCAAAGAGTCTCCTGATTCCTGCCTTCTGCTCTGCATTAACCCTTGCTGGGAACCTgatatcaaacttgattttcagAATCCCTCTCTTTGTTGGGTCGCCGAGGATCGGCATCCCTTCATTCGGGACAACCTTCTGATAGTTGGGATGGATCACATCATTGATCGGAAGGGTTAAATTCCTGCCATCCAAGGTAATAAGATGGACAGTGTAGCCTGTAAAGGCTTCAGTTACAGAAATCCTTCGAGTGACGATCAAGTCGTTTCCTTCACGAGTAAACTCAGAGTGGGGTTTTTCATCAACAATGAAGACAACATCAGCAGGTGTTACATTTGGTCTTTCGTTCCCTTTCTCTTCGAAAGTGATCTTCGTGCCTTTTTTCCAACCAGGCTTTGTGTCAATGGTTAGAATCTCCTCTATTTTCCTGGTGATCAAGCTGCGCTCCATcccacaaaaaagaaagagcacAAGAAACACCATTAACAAAGCTCTTGGACCTTTCAGTAGActgtaaaatgattaaaaaaaataactatctcACAAAAATCTTTGACAACAGGAAAGCATATCAAGTCCAGGACCAGTGATCAGAGTCAACATGTTTGATCAAAACCACAGAGCAGTTGACCATAAAGCAGGACTGGTTGACCATAAAACGGGACCAAAGAGGTGATGTTTAGGACACTTACCCCCTTCGATCAGCTACTTGTCTAGTTATTTTTACCCTCTTGGTAGCCCCTTGATAAAGCTCTTCAAGACTACAAGGCAGGGTGTGCTTAATTGCAGGATCTTTTCCAGGAGCACTAACCCCGAAGCTTTGTCCAAAGGATCTAAAGATATCATTATCATCGCCATTTATGTTACTGGAGAACCCTGTTCCTCTCCTGTTTTGATTTGGGCTATTGGACCCGAAAAATTCAGCAAAGACATCATCAGCTGTTGCCCTCCTCTGACTAGTCATCTCGTTGATAGAAGGTGGATGAAAGAAAGGCGAAGAGAATTGTTGCAGCTCATTGTAACGCAACTGCtcttaaaggaaaaggaaaagtaaTTGTCCTACGTACCTCTCATACTTTTAAAGTGGTGGAGAAATTGAAGGACGGTGACTGGCTAGGCACAACATAATGCTTAAGTTGTTATGATTTGCTTAGGAGACACAAACTCCAACacttaccttttttttcttcaattaatttatttaattaaaagattaagttggtaaataaaaaaaatataatttttttaaaatatttttaaacacaaaaacaaaatgtaatAAATAGATTATTTGCTTGCATCTCATTGATAATTGTTGGCCATGTGATGTGgaagaaaacattgaaaaagATAGGTACGTGTGAATGCCTCGTTTGCTTGTCCCTTGTAGCCtttatcaaataagataacGGAGACCGAGGAGAGTCGTTGAATTGACCCATGACATCAGACCGagtttgatataaataaataattgtgtcttgatttatcaaatttaatttgatttgtcttttgaattctttggtttttaattttcttttatattgatcATATTTTATAGCTTAttgttcatgttaaaaaaaccttaatataTTACACTGCATGTAAACCTCCATAATAATAAtgacaaaaataatgaaaatgttCCGTggtaataaagaaaaagaataaataaaaaaaagaagaagaaggctaGTTTTAGGAGTtaattggaataaaaaattgaaatgggtttaaattataatatttagatttttttttttagtttaacgtgggtgtccgggccagcttgcgcgcaccttgactaatcccacgggccctgaagttaacgaccatgtaagcttccagtggccatcatatgagcaacctaggactcaaacctgagaccacagagaaaACAAACCTCTTGGTTTCAAGTTTTTACCACTAGACCACTACCTAGATGGTTATAATATTTAGATTCTTAAGGATTAAGGAAAGAGCTAAGGgagaaataaaagatttaatggGGGCTAAAATAGGATTACAAAATAGTCAACCTTGCTTTTATTTGTGAGGGAGGCCGACGGCAGCTATTggaagaggggggggggggttccTTTCAAAACTTCCTCtagtttttcctttaaattGCAAGAGATTCAGAGTTAAAAGGGGGTTGTGAGGCTAGTTTACGAATGGGGAGAAcacctttctttttaatttttgtgattataattttacaaaatataagtttagaaaaaatatttttagttgtaatTAATTGGATTTAAATATGTGTTCTGTAAAAACCATAATCAAAgtttatatatagtaaaaaatatataaaatatttaaatattttgatttttttacaaccaataaaaagaagattagtaaagaataattacaaaatttagttaaaaaattatgtaaaaattacTACATAAAACTTATGTTTTGAACTcagttttttaatgaattttgcaCTATAAAACTccattctttttaatatcaaacatgTTGCTGTGTTTTATTCATTGTTAACGTGAAAGCtagtagaaaacaaataaagtctTATACTCCAAATTGAGAGGGGTTGGAGAGAAGGAAAGTGAAGGTAGCGAGAGAAAAGCAAAGGAAGGAGAGAGCAAGGAAATTATGGTGGCCTGTGATGAAGGTGGCCGgccaaactaagaaaaaaatgggGGAGTTCTTCAAATTGAATCAGTGATGTAAACAGCATTTTGATTTGAGTTATAGATTTGGCCATGTATTGACAGGAAAGTACTCTTTGATAGCTATATCATAAAATAGAGTAATTGCTGGAACatattgcttttatattttaacatattgaATTAAgtagtataataaaataatataaattatattttaaaatttcatttaatatttaaaatttttaaattgaattaattctttatatgatatttaatataaatttatataaatttcaagataaaaacttacttaaaaatatatacgtgttaaaaaataatataatcatatCTCAGTTTTATTTCACTGTTTGACAGATAGTGATGTTAGGGATGGGAAGGAGGAAATCCTGGAAGGTGTCATTTACAGGGAAGTGACTCATGTTTCAGGATATGGCCGGAGGGAAATGCTCTCCATGCTCGACCTTTTGTACTGAAGAAAGGAAGAATTCAACACCAATCAAGGGGAAGCATTTTCCATCGACACCATAATTAAGAAGCTGGCCAAACCCTACATTAAACATCTCAGAAAGATTTCatacttcatatatatatatatatatatatataataacacaACTTAAAACTCTGAAACTGTCAAATACCACTGCAATTTATCACACACTGCAGCAAGAGGATACCAATCCAAAGGCTTCCTTCACATAGGATATGTCTCGCATGCTGATATAGAGATCTCAAGGATCAAAGAGTCTCCTGATTCCTGCCTTCTGCTCTGCATTAACCCTTGCTGGGAACCTGATGtcaaacttgattttcaaaatcccTCTCTTTGTTGGGTCGCCGGGGATCGGCATCCCTTCATTCGGGACAACCTTCTGATAGTTGGGATGGATCACATCGTTGATCGGAAAGGTTAAATTCCTGCCATCCAAGGTTGTAAGATGGACAGTGTAGCCTGTAAAGGCTTCAGCTACAGAAATTCTTCGAGTGACGATCAAGTCGTTTCCATCACGAGTGAACTCAGAGTGGGGTTTTTCATCAACAATGAAGACAACATCAGCAGGTGTTACATTTGGTCTTTCGTTCCCTTTCTCTTCGAAAGTGATCTTCGTGCCCTTCTTCCAACCAGGCTTTGTGTCAATGGTTAGAATCTCCTCTATTTCCCTGGTCAAGCTGCGCTCCATcccacaaaaaagaaagagcacAAGAAACACCATTAACAAAGCTCTTGGACCTTTCAGAAGActgtaaaatgatgaaaaataactaTCTCACACAAATCTTTGACAACAGGAAAGCATATCAAGCCCAGGACCAGTGATCGGAGTCAACATGTTTGATCAAAACTACAGAGCAGCTGAACATAAAACAGGACCAAAGAGGTGATGTTTAGGACACTTACCCACTTCGATCAGCTACTTGTCTAGTTATTTTTACCCTCTTGGTAGCCCCTTGATAAAGCTCTTCAAGACTACAAGGCAGGGTGTGCTTAATTGCAGGATCTTTAGCACTAACCCCGAAACGTTGTGCAAAAGCTCTAacgatatcatcatcatcaccatatACGTTATTGGAGAAGATTGTTCCACTCCAGTTTTGATTTGGGATACTATCAGTGGAGAACATCCTTCCTCTCCGGTTTTGATCTGGGCTATTGTTAGTGGAGAACATTTTTCCTTGATAGAAGTTTGACGAGAGAGGAAGGCAAAGAGAGTTCTTGCAGCTCAGTGTCACGCAACAGCTCTCCTTGAAGGAAAAGTAACTGTCCTATGCTTTTAGCTGTGGGAAAATTGAAGGACAGTGAATGCCTTGCAAAAAAAGGCATACCTTAAAGCCGAAGTTGTTGGACTCTGTGGAAATTAAGCTGTGAAATGAATTTTATACCATTCTCCCTCACAATTTAATTATGCTgaagtttttcttcaattaatttatttaattagaagatTAAGAGGGTAAGATTAATTAGACTCCTCATCGTTTTTATTACTAAAATCTTCATATGATGTATTCAGAGTAATAAAAATGGACttaagcaaaaaacaaagagagtaaAAGGACTGCATTAAcaaaatttcaagattaaaGGGTGAAATGTACGATTAACCAGGAGTTTCACTTTTGGGAAATTGGAAGGAACACGCATAAACCCCAAAACTACAGTTCCAAGTACCAAAAATAAAGCTATTTGAGATTATTATGCACAAAATGGATATATAGCCAACTTTAATAACACTAAACCTAttaaattataactaaaatattataaagatagATAATCCTGATAATGTTATAATGAAACCCAATTATTAGGTTAGAAATCCTAGCATTGCAGGCAACAtgattgtattttatatttttatcagtgCCTTGATTTTCTGTTCAAATTCTGTGTGCTTTGATGCTTGattgttcttaatttttatcaggGGCTGAGCATTGCATGGTAAAGCTCCATGGAAAAACGACAGTCTAACTCCTTGCTTAAAATGCTTActgaaaatttgaaattcttaAAGGGCATAGCATAAGATAAAATTAAGTTAgtgtttgattattatataatgACATGTTTTCTTGTGataatttcaaattaagttAGGATAGAGATGACatgttttattgtattttttattttaaaaatacatagatttacttaaaactataataaaaatatatttattttatgtttttgtcttAATTTCTTTCGATcagacacttttttttttttaatctttttatatcattttttttttgaaaacactaaCCACACAACCTTAACAGATAATAGTGTGATTTCTTGTTTGCTTTCGAGTGGCTGACGAGGTACATCAATATCAAGAAACAAAGTCAAGCTAGCCCATCAATGATCTGATTTTTTCAGTGAATTGCATTAACAAACACATATACTATGGCATTAAAGAAAAGTGATGAAAAGCTACATTTTGGATAATGGATTCAGAAAATCCGCCATTACAAGGATGTACTATATTAGAACAGCAGCTGCTGTAGTTCCAAGGTCAAGAAATTCAATGTATCCATCTCATACATACTGAAGAATACATCAGCGagggtgtttgttttttaaaaaatagtttttgaaaaattattttccaattttttttatttatttattattagaaaagttgcaacggaaaatacttttcggtcaaaaaattactttctagtcaattttaatcaaagaaaaatttggcttggttttcaggaaagtgttttccctttagctgtgtttgttttccgggaaatcatttttcaaattttttgtttgtttgtttgctattaagaaagttggtcaatggaaaacactttccagtaaaagaaaaatttggcttggttttcaggaaatgttttctgaaaaatttaggggaaaacacttttcggaagttgtgaaaaatttagaaatgttattatttgctgattatatcaaatttgatcctcaaacttttgattgttatatatatatatattttgttttgaatatttatttttcaatttcatctcttaaaattttatttttatattaactttggtccttatttttataattactatttgtttttttcttattatttttattgaaatttttttatctatcaaatttggtcctcattcttttaattgttacttattttatttgaaataatttatgaaatgttgattaatattgttttaatttcttcatctttcatttttttttaaattttttagatttgatctctattattttgattattatttattttatttgagataatttatcaagaaattataatatatttttttcaatttcattctcattcaactttttaatttgtaagatttgttcctcattattttattaaagagaaaaataaaatattaataagttatttttcatgacataaccaaaaactggaaaatatttttcaatttatttttcattaaactaccaaacataaaaaaaatattttattggaatttactttaaaaaaaaaaactactttttagcTGACAAACGGGCGAGAACTTGAATGAaccagagagagagatggagagcAAAATGGGGATCCAGATTATGCTCCAAATCTTCCTTTTCAGATTTCAGTGACTAAAGAAATAACCTTATAGTTCTTAGAGTATTGTTGATGCATGCGAAATTCTCAATTTCTCAATGTAACCTTCTCCGAGCTCGGGTTacagaagaaggagaaggaacCGAGAGGAAGGTACAGGCAACAACAGGTTTTATTACAGGGAAGCTCATGTTTCTTACATCGTATGCCCTTTTACTGCACTACTATGCAATTGAAGTTCATGTATTTATAGAGGAATCAGTGCCTGTGCAAAGCTATATATCACCTTCACTGCAATGGAGATCAATCAAGACGTCAATGAACCAGTACTTTGGGGTGCTTTGCTCGCTCGCTTTTGTTCTGTTAATTTATGGTGATGTGATGATGGTGGAGGCAGAGTAGTAATTTTTGGGGGTTTGTGGTGTTTAGGAGTTGGGTTAGTGCTAAATTTGCACCTCTGTTCTTTGTTGTACCTTGCTTTGTGTTGCTGTTAACTCCATCCTTATACTTTTAGTCTTTCTCTAGTTTGGTCCTTTTGCTAATGGTTGGGTCTATACCCTTGAATCGACTTGATTATCTTTTGTTGTATTCAGGACCAAGTTACTAAATTTAGCTCGGAATACGCCCAAGTCACGGTTTCTACATAGatcaatccaaaacaaaaatattttgaagaattttttaaagttaaattagattttaacctgattataagttaatttatttggtCAATCATATCAAATTAACTTTGATCTAAACCAGAAATTGGATCAGCCTAATTAACTTATTAGGTCAAACCAGTttcacaattataattcaagagtatatagattttttttctgatgaTGCAGTCTAAATTACAATAAATCATGCAATCAAGTATTTTTTGATCGAACTCAgatattcaataacataaaaagattatataaattatatatttttgaatctcATCCATCGGCACAAGTTTTTATTATGAGAAATTAAATGAAGTAAATGCTCTTTCAAGTTGTACCTTTTACTGTCAAGAAAGGAAAGATTCAACAACAATCAAGGGAAACCAGTTTTCATTAAGAACATTATGAAGAAGATGGTCAAACCCTGCATTCAACATCTCAGAAAGATGCCATGCTTCACACAGACACACAGACACAGACACAAACACagacacaaacacaaacacaaacgcAAACTGCAGCAAGAGGATACCAATCAAAGGCTTCCTTCCCATAGGAGATGTCTCACATGCTGACATAGAGATCTCAAGGACCAAAGAGTCTCCTGATTCCTGCCTTCTGCTCTGCATTAACCCTTGCTGGGAACCTgatatcaaacttgattttcaaaatcccTCTCTTTGTTGGGTCGCCGAGGATCGGCATCCCTTCATTCGGGACAACCTTCTGATAGTTGGGATGGATCACATCATTGATCGGAAGGGTTAAATTCCTGCCATCCAAGGTAATAAGATGGACAGTGTAGCCTGTAAAGGCTTCAGTTACAGAAATCCTTCGAGTGACGATCAAGTCGTTTCCTTCACGAGTAAACTCAGAGTGGGGTTTTTCATCAACAATGAAGACAACATCAGCAGGTGTTACAT
This Populus alba chromosome 7, ASM523922v2, whole genome shotgun sequence DNA region includes the following protein-coding sequences:
- the LOC118059560 gene encoding uncharacterized protein gives rise to the protein MTSQRRATADDVFAEFFGSNSPNQNRRGTGFSSNINGDDNDIFRSFGQSFGVSAPGKDPAIKHTLPCSLEELYQGATKRVKITRQVADRRGLITRKIEEILTIDTKPGWKKGTKITFEEKGNERPNVTPADVVFIVDEKPHSEFTREGNDLIVTRRISVTEAFTGYTVHLITLDGRNLTLPINDVIHPNYQKVVPNEGMPILGDPTKRGILKIKFDIRFPARVNAEQKAGIRRLFGP
- the LOC118059561 gene encoding uncharacterized protein: MFSTNNSPDQNRRGRMFSTDSIPNQNWSGTIFSNNVYGDDDDIVRAFAQRFGVSAKDPAIKHTLPCSLEELYQGATKRVKITRQVADRSGLTREIEEILTIDTKPGWKKGTKITFEEKGNERPNVTPADVVFIVDEKPHSEFTRDGNDLIVTRRISVAEAFTGYTVHLTTLDGRNLTFPINDVIHPNYQKVVPNEGMPIPGDPTKRGILKIKFDIRFPARVNAEQKAGIRRLFDP